CGCTTTTAAAGTAAATATCTTCGTGTAAATTGCTGATAAAAATAATTTATGGCTGATATAACTACTCCGGCAAAACATAAGAAAAACACCTTATTTTTAATTTTATGCAGCATTTTTCTGGCTAACGCCTTATTGGCCGAGTTAATTGGGGTAAAAATATTTTCGGCGGAAGCCATATTTGGTTTACCGGGCGCCCAGATTCCGGTACTCTTTGATTTTAAGCTCGATTTTAATTTAACGGCCGGGGTAGTAATCTGGCCCATTGTGTTTATCAGTACCGATATTATTAATGAATATTTCGGGAAAGCCGGGGTTAAAAAAATCAGCATCATTACGGTTCTGCTTATTTTGTACATGTTTTTGATTATTTCGGTAATCAGTGCTTTGCCGCCGGCTCCTTTTTGGCTGGATGTAAACAGCAAAGATGCCGCCGGCAATCCTTTTAATATTAACTACGCTTTTAACAGCATTTTTCGCCAGAGTTCGGGCATTATCATCGGGTCGGTAACGGCTTTTTTAATTTCACAGTTTTTAGATGCTTCGGTGTTTCATTGGCTACGGCGGGTTACCGGCAGCCGCAAAATCTGGTTACGCGCCACGGGCTCCACGCTGGTATCGCAGTTAATTGATTCTCTGGTAGTGTTATTTGTGGCTTTTTACCTGTTTGGTAACTGGCCTTTAAAACAAGTGTTAGCCGTGGCTACCATTAACTACATTTACAAATTTGTAGTGGCCGTGGGGCTTACCCCTCTCCTGTACCTGGCTCATTTCGCCATTGATAACTACTTAGGCCAAAACCTCTCCGAGCAAATCCAAAATGAGGCGGTAGAGATTTAGTTGGAAAGTTTAAAAGTTAAAAGGTTAGAAAGTTGGTTAGATTTTTAAATTTATAATTTTTAGGCTATTGCCAATTTCTATTTAGGATATACATTTTTAGTTTTAATGTTAGCTTGAATACAACTATATCAACTGCGTAACCTTCTAACTTTCCAACCTTTCAACCTTCCAACTAATTAACTAACTTGCCAAAAATTTAAAAAACTAGTATGTCTCGTATTTTAACTGGAATTCAAAGCTCTGGTCGGCCGCATTTAGGCAATTTATTGGGGGCTATTATCCCGGCCATTGCGCTATCTAAGAATTCCGCCAACGATTCGCTGTACTTTATCGCCGATTTACATTCTTTAACCACGGTGCGCGATGCCCAGCAATTACGCGCGAACACGTATGCGGTGGCGGCGGCCTGGTTAGCATTTGGCTTCGATACCGACCGTAACATATTTTACCGCCAATCAGATGTGCCGGAGGTAACCGAGCTTACCTGGTATTTAAGCACGCTTACGCCTTACCCCATGCTGGCCAATGCGCATTCGTTTAAAGATAAATCTAACCGCTTAGCCGATGTAAACGCGGGGTTATTTACTTACCCGGTGTTAATGACTGCCGATATTATTTTGTATGATGCTGAGTTTGTGCCGGTTGGAAAAGACCAGATTCAACACCTGGAAATTGCCCGCGACATTGCTACTGCTTTTAACAATACGTACGGCGAAACTTTCGTGATTCCGCAGGCCCGCGTGGATGAAAACGTAATGACTATTCCCGGCACGGATGGTACTAAAATGAGTAAGTCGTACGGCAATATCATTGATATCTTTGTGGATGATAAAGCCTTGCGCAAATCGGTGATGTCGATTATTTCGGACAGCAAAACGTTGGAAGAACCTAAAGATCCGGAAAACGATACTACATTTACTTTATATGCCTTGTTAGCATCGCCGGAAGAAACTGAGAAAATGCGCGCTAATTACCTGGCCGGTAATTACGGCTACGGCCACGCAAAACAAGCTTTATACGAACTGATTATTACTAAATTTAAAAAAGAACGGGAGCTGTTTAATTACTACATGAACAACCTGCCTGAAGTAGACCAGAAATTGGCCGAAGGTGCCGCCAAAGCCCGGGCCATCGGCTCGCAGGTACTCGCGCGGGTACGGCAAAAATTAGGTTATACTACACAATCATAGTGTTAAATAATTCAGCAATCTTCAATTTTTAAATTTTACGTTTTTTTATCACATAACCCAATATAAGAAAGCCGGAACATGTTCCGGCTTTCCTTTTTTACAGCGTTATATTATTATAATGTTTAACTAAAAATCCGGTCATGGGAGCGTCTTTCGTTCCACTCGGGTGTTGGTCCAAAGTAGCTGGTATCTTCTTTATGCAAGTGCTGTTTCATAACTTCGTCGTTTAACTCTATGCCTAAGCCCGGGGCATCCAGAGGTACGTGCGCGTAACCTTTGGTGTATAAAGGTTGTTTACCCACCATTTTTACTAAAGTGGGCCACCACGGATTATCTACTACCTGATTAGGTACTTCTAAGGCTAAAACGTTTTGAGTAGCAGCAGCACTGTGCACGTTGGCCATAAAACAAACCGGGGTGCCGGCAAAGTGCAGCCCCATGGCAATGCCTTTTTCTTCGGCGTAATCGCCAATTTTTTTGGTTTCCAGAATACCGCCAGAACTTCCCATGTCTGGTTGCACAATATCTACGGCGTGCACATCGCAGAGCTGCTGGAAAGTTTCTTTCAAGTAAATATCTTCGCCGGTCATGGTGGGCGTTGTAATGGCATCGGTAATGGTTTTGAGTTGCTCGGTGCTGTCCCAGGGCACAAAATCTTCCAGCGAAGCCATCCGAAACGGTTCCAGTGCCCGCGCAACCCGGATGCAGTTATTCACGTCAAAGTGCCCCATGTGATCGGCGGATAAAGGAACTTCGTAACCCACAATAGAACGAATGGTATCCACGTATTTGGCCAGCAAGTCCAGTCCTTTATCGGTAACCTGGATGGCGGTAAACGGATGGCGCGTACTTTGGTAAGATCCAAAACTCAGATCGTCGGTGCCGAAGCCAGGCACAAACTTAGTATTTACCGTAGTGCCTAAAATACTGCTGTATACCTGGATACCCGGGTGCATTTTTAACCAGGTAAAACCTTGTTCCTCCATTCGGTGTTTGATATCGGCTTTAAACTTGGCTACATCCATGTTAGTTACCGAATGGCCCGGCACGTACGAATACAAACGCACTTTGTCGCGGTAGCGCCCACCTAATAACTGCCACACCGGCACACCGTATGCTTTGCCGGCTAAATCCCAAAGTGCCATTTCCACACCACTTACGCCGCCACCCAAACGGCCATGGTTGCCAAATTGTTTAATAATTTTAAAAAGCATTTCTACGTTGCAGGGATTTTGCCCTAAGAGCCGACTTTTTAAAAATAAGGCGTAACGGGCATCTCCCCCATCCCGCACTTCGCCTAAGCCGTAAATGCCTTGGTTGGTATCAATCCGGATAATAACGTTGCGGGCATTGGTAAACGAAGTACCGTTGCTCACGGTAGCGTAGCGCATATCCGTAATTTTTAATTCCGAAGGGTTTGAAGCGCGGTTTACCTGGGCAGTACTAAGCGCCAGCGTATCTTCCAGCGATGCGCTTCGGAAACCCGCCAGGGAAATACCACCCAACATGGATTTTTTTAAAAAATTCCGCCGGTTGTCGTTCGTAAACGGGTTATTGAGCTCGGCTAATTGGGCGGCTTTCTGGCTTTTTTCCTGCGCGAGGTTAGCCCCCATTATTTGTTGTAAAATACGCTTCATTGGCTCTATACGGTTTAATGTTGGAATGAGGATGGTACCGGAATAAAACTGAAATCAGGAAATAAATTAAGCTACAGAGAAGAAAAGCTGGAATCTCTTCCAGCTTTTCTTATTTACATTTAAAAACTGAGATAGGTACACCATACAACTGATACCTTATCTATAATCAAAGTTTACCTAAACACAACCTGCGCAAAAGTGGGCAGTGTGAGGACACTGCCAACGGGCGGGATGAAGCAGCCTATTATATTCTCCCAAATACGCGGTGCTGCTTTTGTGCAATCACAAGTAACTTTCATTTTTGGCGCCCTTGTTTCTATCAAGTGTCGCTTTTTATGTCTCCGTTTGTTGTTACTTGTGTTTAGTGCTATCGTTAATGTCTTCACAAACAACTTTCAAGTGCTAGTCACAAGAACACTCACCTTGGCCGTTGCGATTAGTTGCGATGCGACTGTTTTTTTCTCCACAAACAGCTTTACATTATTTCTAGTGCCGTCGTTTGTCTCTTCGCAAACAATCTCCAGACGGGCAGCGTGAAAACGGTTATTGGCTTAACGGCATTATTTCACTGCCGCAGTTTGTGTCTTCACAAACTGCTTTACTGTTATTCACAAATATTTAAAAAAAGTAAAAAGTCTGGCTTCTAGTGTCTAGCTACTAGCGTCTAATTCTACCTACCAGGTTCTTTTGCTCATCATTTTGTCTACTTCGGCTTTGGTCATGGTGCCCATTTCGGGGTGCTGCCCTAACCATTTCAGAAAATCGTTCTTTAGCTGGTCGTTCCACTGGCTATCAATCTGGCCCGCCGAGTACTTGCCGGCTTTAATCATTTCGAAACCAAACTTGTCTTTCCGGATTACGAATTCGCAGGTGCTAATTACTTGTTCGGCCAAATGCGCCGGAATAAACAATACGCCTTCGCGCTTAGCAATTACTAAATCGCCGGGCATTACCATTACGTTGCCCATCCGGATGGGGGTATTTAAACCCGTTAACACACTGCCTTCTAAAAACGACGGGTGCCAATCGCGTACAAAAGCGTTGAAGCCTTTAATGGTTTGAATTTCTTCCAGGTCTCGGGCAGCAGCGTTAAACACCACACCATTACCCGATTTGTTGTAAATAGAATTAGCCAGAGTAGCGCCCATTAAAGTACCGCCGTTTATTTTGCCGAAGCCATCAGCCACGTACACGTCGCCTTTTACTAATACATCAATCGGCCAGGAGTTAGAAGCGCCTTTGCGGCCTTGCACTTTTTGGCCACGGTCCAGAATGCTTTTTTCTACATCGGGGCGGCTGGGCATAAACTGAGCGGTTACCGCCCGGCCCACTACCGGCGTTACATCGTCTACAGTTTTCCAGTTACCTTCGTATTGGTTCAGGTAGCCTTCATTTTTTAAAACGGTCCAAGCATCGGCAATACCTACTTTTTTTGCTCTTTCCAGTAAGCTTTCTGCTACTTTCGGGCGGCCGTCCGGGAAACGTTCCCCCTTCCACTCCGAGGTTAAAAAAGTAAGTTCTTCTTTCGAAATTGTTTGGGCTTGTAATGATTGAAAACCGAAAAGGCTTACAGCAGAAAGGACTACGAATGAAATTTTAAAATTCATTAGGGTTTGTAATTAAATGAATGATTGGTAAAAAACAAGCTGGTTAGTTAGCTTCATCTGCAGACAGATTTGGCTAACTAACCAGGCTATAATCTTATGAAATAAAAGACCAAATAAAAAACAAACGCAAAATTTTAAAAAAGCATCTGTTTAAAAGCAACAATAAGCTTTTGTTGATTAATGACCTTTGGCTAAGTAAGCTTCAATGTCTTTCTTCGTGATAGCCAGTTTTTTTGGATACTTGCCAATCCAGGTTCTAAACTCATCTTTAATTTTATCAGACCAATCGCCGTGAATTTCGCCGGACGGATATTTGCCCTGGGTTAACAGCACCCGCTCAAACTCGTCGCGCAAAGCCGTCATTTCCGAAGCCGAAACTAAACCCTCTACTAAGTGCGCCGGAATAAATACCACGCCGTATTCGTTGGCAAAAACCACGTCGCCGGGGAAAACAGTTACCTCACCAATGCGGATGGGGGCGTTAATGGAAGCCGGAGTCATGTCTTTAATGTACGACGGATCGTGGCCTTTTACCCAGGCGTTAAAACCTTTGGTATCTTTTAGTTCCTGCATATCGCGGATGGAGCCATAGAAAATAACGCCTTTGCCGGTTTTGCCGTAAATCGCGTTTCCTAAACTGGAGCCAATTAAAGTACCGTCTTTTACTTTACCGTAACCATCGGCCACGTAAATATCGCCTTTGGTTAAAATATCGATGGGCCAAATGTTAATCCCCCCTTTTTGCGAACGGCCTTCGGCTTTGCCCTGGGCTCTTACTAAACTATCCAGATCGGGGCGGGTAGGCATAAATTGCGCGGTAACTACGCGGCCCGTCATGGTTTCGCCAGGTTTTAAAATAACCCAGTTTTTTTCTACCTGGTTGCGGTAGCCTTTATTGCCCAAATAACCCCAGATTTGCTCTAAAGTACAGTTCTGCAAGCGTTCCAAAACTAAATCCGATACTTTGGGGCGGCCATCCGGAAAGCGTTCGCCTTTCCAGTTAGCGGTTAAGGCTTTTACTGTTTCGGGTGTGGAACCCACCCGCACCTGTGCATTTGCGAATAATCCGCTAAAAACAAAAGCGCCAACAAGTAATAGTTTTTTATTCATTATCCTGAAAATTTAAAAATTTAAGAAAATGTAACTCAGTTGTAATATGCTTTGCAATAGGCTGCTGTTAAATTGTTTAGGCTATAAAACAACAGGCAAATTTTGCCGGGTAGCGCCCAAACCAGCGCAGCAGAAAATTTAAAATTTTAAAAATTTATGGCACCCTAAAAGCCTGGCGGGCCAGTAATTTCCATTTTCCTTTTTGCTTTTGCCAAACCAGTAAATTCCGGATTTTGATTTCGCCGGGAGTGCCGTTGTTGGTTATTTTGGCGTTAAAGGCATGCCGCACCAAAGCCGTATTACCCGCCACCCGGATGGTTTGATCTTGTAAATCAATAATATTAAACTTAATCGGGTCGTGGAGTACGCCATTCACAAAAGCAGCTTTGTCTTCTACTTTCCCGCTGGAGTGCCCGTAACTCAGCTCCTCAGCCGTAATCGATTCCAGCAAATTTTTATCGGCGGTGGTTAAGGCATTTTTAAAAATTTCTACGGCTTCGGCTACTTGCTTTTCTTCGGCGGTTTGTGCCCAACTACCCCAGGAAAGTCCTACCCAAAGGAGGCACAAGACATATATTTTTTTCATCTAAAAATCTGCAATTTTAAAAAATTTAAATTTTACAGGTTCCTGGATTTTACCTGACGCATGTTGCTTAAGATTTAACAGCCAGCTCGTTTACTTCCAGGTTTAAGGTTTCCTCGTCGTCGCGGGGTGGTTTGCGGTGCCAGTAAGAAGCCAGGATGGAGCCGGTGATGTTCATTAACGGACCAAACACCGCGGGTGCTAAACCAATGGTAGCGGCTTTTCCCATTTCTTTGGCCAAACCAGACGCTAAACCACCGTTTTGCATACCCACCTCAATGGCAATGGTACGGGCATCGCGCTCTTTTAAACCAAACAAACGACCAATCCAGTAGCCGAACATATAACCACCGGTATTATGAATAAGGGCACAAACGATTAAAGCCGGACCAATAACAATCAGGTTATCGCGGCCAGCCGCCGTAATAATGGTAATAATAAAAGCAATCCCGATCATCGAAACCAAAGGCATGGCTTTATCTACCCAGTCGGCTTTGCCTTTAAAAAATTTATTAAACAACAACCCGCCACCTATTGGGAAAATCACCATTTTCACGATATCCCACATCATATCTAGAACATCCACCGCCACAAACTGACCACCTAAAATTTTCATCCACATAGGAGTTAAAAAAGGAGCCAGTAAGGTGGCCACTGCAGTAAGGGTTACCGATAAGGCCAGGTTAGCATTAGCCAGGTACGACATAACGTTTGACGCTAAGCCGCAAGGCATACTGCCAATCAAAACAACGCCCGCCGCAATTTCTGGCGGAAAACCAAACGCTTTGGCCAAAGAAAATCCCAGCAAAGGCATTACGGTAAAGTGCCCTACTAAGCCAATTAATACCGCTTTCGGCATTTTTAAAACGCCGGCAAAATCTTTCAGGCCCATTTCGGTGCCCATGCCAAACATAATAATTTGAATAAGTGGCGTAATGAGCGTGGCAAATTTAAATCCGTTTACTTCCACGAAATACTGCGGAAAATTAAGCGCGGTAGTTACGGCCGCAAATATCATCATGGTATAGGCAAAGCCTTTGGTTACGGCAAAGCCCCGGAAACCAACGCCCAAGGCCACAAAAAACAAGATAAATAAGGGACCAGACTGCGCATTGTTCCCGCTAAATATCATGGCAAGCGCCACCAGAAGAGCAACAGCGGCTATCCCTAAGGCTACTTTATGAATACTATTCTTTTTCAAGGTATAAACTGTTATGCGTAATAGATATTTTTTAGTACTGCCTGGTATTTTAAAAATTTAAAAAATAAAGCGGAAGGTAGTGCTACCATCCGCTTTATTTTAAGATTAACTGAATATACGGTCATGCGAACGTCTTTCGTCCCACTCTTTGGTTGGGGCAAAAAACGTTTTATCTCTTTTATCCAAGTGTTGTTTTACCACATCTTCGTTTAACTCAATGCCTAACCCAGGAGCTGATAACGGCACATTGGCGTAACCTTTGGTAATCATTTTTCTACCATCGGTAGTTTTAACTAAACTTTCCCACCACGGTAAATCTACGGAGTGGTGCTCCAGCGCCAGGAAGTTTTGGGTAGCGGCGGCACAATGCACGTTTGCCATAAACGAAACCGGCGTACCAGCCTGGTGCATGGCCATGGCAATACCCGCTTCTTCAGCGTAATCGCCAATGCGCTTGGTTTCCAGCAAACCACCGGAGCTCGCTAAATCCGGGTGAATAATATCTACCGCTTTTTTATCAATCAACGGCTTAAAGTATTTCAGCAAGTAAATATCTTCGCCGGTAGTAGTTGGGGTTTCCAATGCGTCCGATATGGTTTTCCATTGGTCGGTATATTCCCAGGAGATGATATCTTCTAACCAGGCTAAGCGGTATTTTTCTAAAGCTTTACCTAACCGTATACCATTGTTATGGTCGAAGTGGCCGTAGTGGTCCGTAGAAATCGGAATATCGTAACCCACCATGCTGCGCACATTTTCGGCAATTTTAGCTAATTCCTCAAAACCTTTATCGGTAATTTGAATTTGCGTGAATGGGTGCAAGGTATTGCCATAAGACATGTAATTGCTTTGATCGCCCCACTGCGCTAAGTTACCTTGCGCATTTTCCCAGAATTTAGAGTTAACTACCGTGCCAGGTTTGCCTTTTAATTCGCCAATAGAAATATCCATTTTCAGCCAGGTATAACCTTGATCCTCTGTCCGGAACTTAATTAATTTGGCTTGTTCTTCTGGTGAGCCCGCTTCCGGCGTATCGGCGTATAAACGCACTTTATCGCGGTAGCGGCCACCTAATAACTGCCATGCTGGTACGTTATACGCTTTACCACATAAATCCCAAAGGGCCATTTCTACGGCGCAAACACCACCAGCCTGCCGGCTTTGACCACCAAACTGTTTAATGGCTTTAAAAATCATTTCCACGTTACAAGGGTTCATGCCCAATATGCGGCTTTTCAGCATTAACGCATACCGTGGATCGGCCCCGTCCCGTACTTCACCTAAACCATAAATACCTTGGTTGGTATCAATCCGGATGATTGCGGTACCGCCCAACACGCTGGTTAAGGCATAACGCATATCCGTAATTTTCAACTCCGAAGGATTTGATGCCCGTTTAACTTTAGAAGTAGTTTGAGCAATGGTATCTTCAAAAGAAAGGCCCATAAAAGCACCCAGCGAGATACCGCCTAAAGCTGATTTTTTTAAAAAAGAGCGGCGACTGTCTGAGGTTTGCGGATCATTTATTTCGGCCTGCATGGCGTCGGCCGTTTCTTTCTCCTGTTGTTTGTTTTGGGCAATAATCTTCTGTAAAATGCTTTTCATAAAGTTTTAAATAGTTAGGCGTAATGAAAATAAAATTTTAAAAAATTAAAGTTTAGAAGTTTAAGCAGGGTTCTTTTACACAAAGAATGGTATATCCTTCGGGTGGTATTTTTTCAAGCCTTCTTCGTTGATATCTACCCCAACACCGGGCTTATCGGAAACGGTAAGAAAACCTTTTTCTATGAATGGTTTGTCGTATTTTACAACATCCTTGTAAATCTGCTCCGTATCCATGTACGTTTGCCACTCCAGAATATGGAAGTTTGGCACCGAAGCACAAACGTGGGCTGATGCCATCGCCCCTAGGAAAGTAGCCACCATGTGCGGCGAGAAAGGCACGTAATACAAGTTTGCTAAATTAGCAATGCGTTGGCCTTCGCCTAAACCACCTACTTTCTGTAAATCCGGCATGATAATATCCACGCCGCCATCAGCTAAAACCTTGGTAAAGCCATAAGCTAAATACATGTTTTCGCCGGCACAAATAGGAGTAGAAGTGCTTTTGGTAATTTCTTTGTACACGTCCATGTTATCGGCCGGAATGGGCTCCTCTAAAAACATCAGGTTTAAAGGCTCCATCAATTTAGCTACCCGGTGGCCCGTGGTGGCATCGTAACGGCCGTGCATATCCACGCAAATATCAATCTTGGGTCCTACCGATTTCCGAACTGCGGCAATGGCATTGTACATCCGGTCTAGCTCAGCGGGGCTGGCGGTCCAGTTATAACGGTCGTATTTGTTTGGGTCGTTGCCTTCA
The sequence above is a segment of the Adhaeribacter swui genome. Coding sequences within it:
- a CDS encoding queuosine precursor transporter, whose product is MADITTPAKHKKNTLFLILCSIFLANALLAELIGVKIFSAEAIFGLPGAQIPVLFDFKLDFNLTAGVVIWPIVFISTDIINEYFGKAGVKKISIITVLLILYMFLIISVISALPPAPFWLDVNSKDAAGNPFNINYAFNSIFRQSSGIIIGSVTAFLISQFLDASVFHWLRRVTGSRKIWLRATGSTLVSQLIDSLVVLFVAFYLFGNWPLKQVLAVATINYIYKFVVAVGLTPLLYLAHFAIDNYLGQNLSEQIQNEAVEI
- the trpS gene encoding tryptophan--tRNA ligase, with translation MSRILTGIQSSGRPHLGNLLGAIIPAIALSKNSANDSLYFIADLHSLTTVRDAQQLRANTYAVAAAWLAFGFDTDRNIFYRQSDVPEVTELTWYLSTLTPYPMLANAHSFKDKSNRLADVNAGLFTYPVLMTADIILYDAEFVPVGKDQIQHLEIARDIATAFNNTYGETFVIPQARVDENVMTIPGTDGTKMSKSYGNIIDIFVDDKALRKSVMSIISDSKTLEEPKDPENDTTFTLYALLASPEETEKMRANYLAGNYGYGHAKQALYELIITKFKKERELFNYYMNNLPEVDQKLAEGAAKARAIGSQVLARVRQKLGYTTQS
- a CDS encoding mandelate racemase/muconate lactonizing enzyme family protein — translated: MKSILQKIIAQNKQQEKETADAMQAEINDPQTSDSRRSFLKKSALGGISLGAFMGLSFEDTIAQTTSKVKRASNPSELKITDMRYALTSVLGGTAIIRIDTNQGIYGLGEVRDGADPRYALMLKSRILGMNPCNVEMIFKAIKQFGGQSRQAGGVCAVEMALWDLCGKAYNVPAWQLLGGRYRDKVRLYADTPEAGSPEEQAKLIKFRTEDQGYTWLKMDISIGELKGKPGTVVNSKFWENAQGNLAQWGDQSNYMSYGNTLHPFTQIQITDKGFEELAKIAENVRSMVGYDIPISTDHYGHFDHNNGIRLGKALEKYRLAWLEDIISWEYTDQWKTISDALETPTTTGEDIYLLKYFKPLIDKKAVDIIHPDLASSGGLLETKRIGDYAEEAGIAMAMHQAGTPVSFMANVHCAAATQNFLALEHHSVDLPWWESLVKTTDGRKMITKGYANVPLSAPGLGIELNEDVVKQHLDKRDKTFFAPTKEWDERRSHDRIFS
- a CDS encoding nuclear transport factor 2 family protein codes for the protein MKKIYVLCLLWVGLSWGSWAQTAEEKQVAEAVEIFKNALTTADKNLLESITAEELSYGHSSGKVEDKAAFVNGVLHDPIKFNIIDLQDQTIRVAGNTALVRHAFNAKITNNGTPGEIKIRNLLVWQKQKGKWKLLARQAFRVP
- a CDS encoding mandelate racemase/muconate lactonizing enzyme family protein; translation: MKRILQQIMGANLAQEKSQKAAQLAELNNPFTNDNRRNFLKKSMLGGISLAGFRSASLEDTLALSTAQVNRASNPSELKITDMRYATVSNGTSFTNARNVIIRIDTNQGIYGLGEVRDGGDARYALFLKSRLLGQNPCNVEMLFKIIKQFGNHGRLGGGVSGVEMALWDLAGKAYGVPVWQLLGGRYRDKVRLYSYVPGHSVTNMDVAKFKADIKHRMEEQGFTWLKMHPGIQVYSSILGTTVNTKFVPGFGTDDLSFGSYQSTRHPFTAIQVTDKGLDLLAKYVDTIRSIVGYEVPLSADHMGHFDVNNCIRVARALEPFRMASLEDFVPWDSTEQLKTITDAITTPTMTGEDIYLKETFQQLCDVHAVDIVQPDMGSSGGILETKKIGDYAEEKGIAMGLHFAGTPVCFMANVHSAAATQNVLALEVPNQVVDNPWWPTLVKMVGKQPLYTKGYAHVPLDAPGLGIELNDEVMKQHLHKEDTSYFGPTPEWNERRSHDRIFS
- a CDS encoding mandelate racemase/muconate lactonizing enzyme family protein; protein product: MLNKQNRRSFLGKLSMAGAAGLLGAPALASAGTGLVGAKERTSHASAPSDLKITDVTCAFIKGGHDLIVKISTNQGIVGWGQGVDAVAGTYYMVKQMGNRLKGQNPLNPNRIQEDLRKGAFFGGAQSGVYVAVMGAIESALWDVTGKALALPVYQLLGGKFRDKIRVYCDTALYTSRNPTPDDYAKSAKGAVDKGYTAVKFDIDEGNDPNKYDRYNWTASPAELDRMYNAIAAVRKSVGPKIDICVDMHGRYDATTGHRVAKLMEPLNLMFLEEPIPADNMDVYKEITKSTSTPICAGENMYLAYGFTKVLADGGVDIIMPDLQKVGGLGEGQRIANLANLYYVPFSPHMVATFLGAMASAHVCASVPNFHILEWQTYMDTEQIYKDVVKYDKPFIEKGFLTVSDKPGVGVDINEEGLKKYHPKDIPFFV
- a CDS encoding RraA family protein encodes the protein MNFKISFVVLSAVSLFGFQSLQAQTISKEELTFLTSEWKGERFPDGRPKVAESLLERAKKVGIADAWTVLKNEGYLNQYEGNWKTVDDVTPVVGRAVTAQFMPSRPDVEKSILDRGQKVQGRKGASNSWPIDVLVKGDVYVADGFGKINGGTLMGATLANSIYNKSGNGVVFNAAARDLEEIQTIKGFNAFVRDWHPSFLEGSVLTGLNTPIRMGNVMVMPGDLVIAKREGVLFIPAHLAEQVISTCEFVIRKDKFGFEMIKAGKYSAGQIDSQWNDQLKNDFLKWLGQHPEMGTMTKAEVDKMMSKRTW
- a CDS encoding RraA family protein, which gives rise to MNKKLLLVGAFVFSGLFANAQVRVGSTPETVKALTANWKGERFPDGRPKVSDLVLERLQNCTLEQIWGYLGNKGYRNQVEKNWVILKPGETMTGRVVTAQFMPTRPDLDSLVRAQGKAEGRSQKGGINIWPIDILTKGDIYVADGYGKVKDGTLIGSSLGNAIYGKTGKGVIFYGSIRDMQELKDTKGFNAWVKGHDPSYIKDMTPASINAPIRIGEVTVFPGDVVFANEYGVVFIPAHLVEGLVSASEMTALRDEFERVLLTQGKYPSGEIHGDWSDKIKDEFRTWIGKYPKKLAITKKDIEAYLAKGH
- a CDS encoding bile acid:sodium symporter family protein, whose product is MKKNSIHKVALGIAAVALLVALAMIFSGNNAQSGPLFILFFVALGVGFRGFAVTKGFAYTMMIFAAVTTALNFPQYFVEVNGFKFATLITPLIQIIMFGMGTEMGLKDFAGVLKMPKAVLIGLVGHFTVMPLLGFSLAKAFGFPPEIAAGVVLIGSMPCGLASNVMSYLANANLALSVTLTAVATLLAPFLTPMWMKILGGQFVAVDVLDMMWDIVKMVIFPIGGGLLFNKFFKGKADWVDKAMPLVSMIGIAFIITIITAAGRDNLIVIGPALIVCALIHNTGGYMFGYWIGRLFGLKERDARTIAIEVGMQNGGLASGLAKEMGKAATIGLAPAVFGPLMNITGSILASYWHRKPPRDDEETLNLEVNELAVKS